A stretch of Aerococcaceae bacterium zg-252 DNA encodes these proteins:
- a CDS encoding V-type ATP synthase subunit B, whose amino-acid sequence MAVIKEYRSVEEVVGPLMIVEGVEGVKYNELVEIETQTGEVRRGQVLEVQESRAVVQLFESSSGINLAKTKVRFSGKPLHLPVSEDMIGRIFNGMGEPIDNGPAIIPEKSLDIDGQAINPVARDYPDEFIQTGISAIDHLNTLVRGQKLPVFSGSGLPHKELAAQIARQATVLNTDDNFAVVFAAMGITFEESEFFMNSLRETGAIDRSVLFINLANDPAIERIATPKIALTTAEYLAYEKGMHVLVIMTDMTNYCEALREVSAARREVPGRRGYPGYLYTNLSTLYERAGRLVGKPGSVTQIPILTMPEDDITHPIPDLTGYITEGQIILSRELDKSGYKPPINVLPSLSRLKDKGSGEGKTRKDHAPTMNQLFAAYAEGKQAKELSAILGESALSDTDKLYVEFTTRFEEEYINQGFDNNRSIYETLDLGWELLSILPRTELKRIKDEMIDEYLPNKGE is encoded by the coding sequence ATGGCAGTTATTAAAGAGTATCGTTCAGTAGAAGAAGTCGTTGGCCCACTGATGATTGTTGAGGGTGTTGAGGGCGTAAAATATAATGAACTTGTTGAAATTGAAACTCAGACTGGTGAAGTGCGTCGTGGACAAGTGTTAGAAGTACAAGAAAGTCGTGCTGTTGTGCAGTTGTTTGAAAGTTCTTCAGGTATTAACTTGGCGAAAACAAAAGTTCGTTTTAGTGGTAAGCCATTACACTTGCCAGTATCAGAAGATATGATTGGCCGTATTTTCAATGGAATGGGTGAGCCAATTGATAATGGCCCAGCGATTATTCCTGAAAAATCATTGGATATCGACGGACAAGCGATTAACCCAGTTGCCAGAGATTATCCAGATGAATTTATTCAAACAGGTATTTCGGCTATCGATCATTTGAACACCTTAGTACGTGGTCAAAAATTACCAGTATTCTCTGGTTCAGGTCTGCCGCATAAAGAATTGGCAGCACAAATTGCTCGTCAAGCAACGGTATTAAATACAGATGATAATTTTGCTGTAGTTTTTGCAGCAATGGGGATTACATTTGAAGAGTCTGAATTCTTTATGAATAGTTTGCGTGAAACAGGTGCGATTGACCGTTCGGTGTTGTTCATCAACTTGGCTAATGACCCAGCGATTGAACGGATTGCGACACCTAAAATTGCCTTAACAACGGCTGAATATTTAGCTTATGAAAAAGGTATGCACGTATTAGTTATTATGACGGATATGACAAACTATTGTGAGGCATTACGTGAAGTATCAGCAGCACGTCGTGAAGTACCCGGACGTCGTGGGTATCCAGGATATCTATATACGAACTTATCAACCTTATACGAACGTGCAGGACGTTTAGTTGGAAAACCGGGTTCGGTAACGCAAATTCCAATTTTAACGATGCCGGAAGATGATATTACGCACCCAATTCCTGACTTAACCGGATATATTACAGAGGGGCAAATCATTTTATCACGTGAATTAGATAAGAGTGGTTATAAACCCCCAATCAATGTCTTGCCGTCCTTATCTCGTCTAAAAGATAAAGGTTCAGGTGAAGGTAAAACACGTAAAGATCATGCTCCGACAATGAACCAATTATTTGCTGCTTATGCCGAAGGTAAGCAAGCAAAAGAATTGTCAGCTATCTTAGGAGAATCTGCTCTATCGGATACGGATAAATTGTATGTTGAATTTACTACTCGTTTTGAAGAAGAGTATATTAACCAAGGATTTGATAACAACCGTTCGATTTATGAAACATTAGATTTAGGTTGGGAATTGTTGTCTATTTTACCTCGTACGGAATTAAAACGTATTAAAGATGAGATGATTGATGAATATTTACCTAATAAGGGGGAATAA
- a CDS encoding V-type ATP synthase subunit D has protein sequence MARLNVNPTRMELSNLKDRLKTATRGHKLLKDKQDELMRQFIMRIKENNELRQKVEAKLTNAMQDFVLAKSLKSDQMVQEMLAIPSKEVTLHMRLESIMSVKVPRIHSDIKENTIDSEFAYSFISSNAEMDQAIESVEASLEELLKLAEIEKSCQLMADEIEKTRRRVNALEFRTIPQLEETIYFIEMKLEEAERAQVTRMMKIKDMGQ, from the coding sequence ATGGCACGTTTAAATGTCAATCCAACGCGAATGGAGTTAAGCAATTTAAAAGATCGCTTAAAAACTGCGACGAGAGGACATAAATTATTGAAGGATAAACAGGACGAGTTAATGCGTCAGTTTATTATGCGAATTAAAGAAAATAATGAGTTGCGACAAAAAGTCGAAGCGAAATTAACGAATGCCATGCAAGACTTTGTATTGGCGAAGTCACTCAAAAGTGATCAAATGGTGCAAGAGATGTTAGCTATTCCGTCTAAGGAAGTTACTTTGCACATGCGATTAGAGTCTATTATGAGTGTAAAAGTGCCACGTATTCATTCGGATATTAAGGAAAATACGATTGATAGTGAATTTGCGTATAGTTTCATTTCTTCTAATGCTGAAATGGATCAAGCGATTGAGTCAGTAGAAGCTAGTTTGGAAGAGTTACTGAAATTGGCTGAAATTGAGAAAAGCTGTCAATTAATGGCAGATGAAATCGAAAAAACACGTCGTCGTGTTAATGCGTTAGAATTTAGAACGATTCCTCAATTAGAAGAAACGATTTATTTTATCGAAATGAAACTTGAAGAAGCAGAACGTGCTCAAGTAACACGAATGATGAAAATTAAAGATATGGGGCAATAA
- a CDS encoding KH domain-containing protein: MANIKQLINTIVEPLIEFPEDMRIEEVDTDEFYEYHLHLNKEDIGRVIGKKGRVARAIRTIVYSVRTNNRKRTRLVIVDEDNNNLSEE, translated from the coding sequence ATGGCAAATATTAAACAATTAATCAATACAATTGTCGAACCTTTAATCGAATTTCCTGAAGATATGCGTATTGAAGAAGTCGATACAGATGAATTTTACGAATACCATTTACATTTAAATAAAGAAGATATTGGCCGTGTCATCGGTAAAAAAGGTCGTGTGGCACGTGCGATTCGTACCATTGTTTACAGCGTTCGCACTAATAATCGCAAACGGACACGTCTTGTTATTGTTGATGAAGACAATAATAATTTGAGCGAAGAATAA
- a CDS encoding metal ABC transporter permease — translation MIESLWILIVVGIACSIVGNLLVQKQSVMIADAISHTILLGIVIAFFIVQDLDSPWLIVGATIFGVITVFAIETVVKNTAIQQDAAIGLIFSAFFSTAVILISKYLANVHLDIDMVLLGQVVFAPLNRMTFLGMDLPKAFVQNIFVLVILFLFLSLTYRPLIIRLFDETYARAIGIPVSALDFALMTLVSLTSVVAFQSVGAILVIAMIVAPALVAQLYAKSFMQLLMIGMLVSTINAIGGYYLALYFNVSMSGMVAVVSFITFIIFYVSKTVFKH, via the coding sequence ATGATTGAATCACTATGGATTTTAATTGTCGTCGGAATTGCATGTAGCATTGTTGGTAATCTACTAGTGCAAAAGCAATCGGTCATGATTGCTGACGCTATTTCGCATACTATTTTACTCGGAATTGTCATTGCCTTTTTCATTGTGCAAGATTTAGATTCACCTTGGCTCATTGTCGGAGCAACTATTTTTGGTGTCATCACTGTTTTTGCCATTGAAACTGTCGTGAAAAATACTGCTATCCAACAAGATGCTGCTATCGGTTTAATCTTTTCAGCCTTTTTCTCAACGGCTGTCATCTTAATATCCAAATATCTAGCAAATGTGCATTTGGATATTGATATGGTCTTACTAGGACAAGTAGTTTTTGCCCCACTTAACCGAATGACCTTTTTAGGCATGGATTTACCGAAAGCATTTGTGCAAAATATTTTTGTATTGGTAATTTTATTCCTATTTTTATCCCTTACCTATCGCCCACTCATCATTCGATTATTCGATGAAACTTACGCTCGTGCGATTGGTATTCCGGTTTCGGCATTGGATTTCGCTTTAATGACACTTGTATCACTAACCAGTGTGGTCGCTTTTCAAAGTGTTGGAGCGATTCTAGTGATTGCCATGATAGTGGCACCTGCATTAGTCGCTCAACTATATGCTAAAAGTTTCATGCAATTACTAATGATAGGGATGCTAGTTTCAACTATCAATGCCATTGGGGGATACTATTTAGCACTCTATTTCAATGTGTCGATGTCCGGTATGGTGGCTGTCGTCAGTTTCATTACTTTTATCATCTTCTATGTATCAAAGACTGTGTTCAAACATTGA
- a CDS encoding metal ABC transporter permease has protein sequence MTNLWSNHYIFLVVALGLGCLSVAASVIGSSLVLERQSQLGDAIGHSSYPGIIIAFMIIQHRSPFFLLLGAIGAGLVALLLVHWLSKFEAFHYDSLLALVLSSLFGLGMVLMSYIQGNDNYLNSSQAGLQSYIMGQASYLTVDDVILIAVCTVISLGIFYIFYPKIKLVLFDKAFAASIGISPRNISLLNLLLALLIISVGLKAVGALLISSLLITPTIIAMQWTREYKKMLWIAAGSGLFSALVGTWLSTTISKLATGPTVVLCLFILSAISIFIAPNGIIKSKGWIK, from the coding sequence ATGACAAATCTATGGTCTAATCACTATATTTTTCTTGTCGTAGCACTTGGATTAGGATGTTTAAGTGTGGCAGCTAGTGTTATCGGCAGTTCGCTTGTACTAGAACGTCAAAGTCAGTTAGGCGATGCGATTGGGCATTCCTCTTACCCAGGAATTATTATTGCTTTTATGATTATTCAACATCGTTCGCCATTCTTTTTATTACTTGGGGCAATCGGTGCTGGTTTAGTGGCACTTTTACTCGTACATTGGCTCAGCAAATTCGAAGCCTTTCACTATGATAGTTTATTAGCACTAGTACTTTCGTCTTTATTTGGGCTCGGTATGGTACTGATGAGTTACATTCAAGGAAATGATAACTATTTAAACTCGTCACAAGCTGGTTTACAAAGTTATATTATGGGACAAGCCTCTTATTTGACGGTCGATGACGTGATATTAATCGCTGTGTGTACAGTTATTTCGCTCGGAATTTTTTACATTTTTTATCCGAAAATTAAATTAGTGCTATTCGACAAAGCATTCGCAGCGTCAATTGGGATTTCACCACGAAACATCAGTTTATTGAATTTATTATTAGCACTGCTCATCATCAGCGTAGGGCTTAAAGCAGTAGGTGCACTCTTAATTAGTAGTTTACTCATTACACCAACGATTATCGCAATGCAATGGACTCGTGAATATAAAAAAATGCTTTGGATCGCAGCCGGTTCAGGTCTATTTTCTGCTTTAGTTGGAACATGGTTAAGTACAACGATCTCAAAATTAGCAACTGGCCCAACCGTTGTTTTATGCTTATTTATTTTATCAGCTATTTCAATCTTTATTGCACCAAACGGTATTATTAAAAGTAAGGGGTGGATAAAATGA
- a CDS encoding ABC transporter ATP-binding protein has translation MTHLLTIKNLAVSYQQAQALYDVNLVLPTGKRIAIIGPNGAGKSTLMQAALNLIPYQADELTVLERPIREVRNQIAYVPQRANVNWYFPTTVLDVVQMGITSQRFGFQRIRPEQKEQALAAIEKMALTDLQNRQINQLSGGQKQRVFLARAIAQNAQAYFLDEPLAGVDKTSEALIMDQLAELKKEKRSSITVHHQLETVDDYFDYVVLLNRTIIAAGPIHEVMTQENINLAYTGTTKTDWGSSDDKSMV, from the coding sequence ATGACACACTTATTAACCATTAAAAATTTAGCTGTGAGTTACCAACAAGCTCAAGCCCTATATGATGTTAACTTAGTTCTCCCAACAGGAAAACGAATTGCCATTATCGGCCCTAATGGTGCTGGAAAATCAACCTTAATGCAAGCAGCATTAAATCTTATCCCCTATCAAGCTGATGAGCTGACAGTATTAGAGCGTCCAATCCGTGAAGTACGCAATCAAATCGCCTATGTTCCGCAACGAGCAAATGTAAATTGGTACTTCCCTACTACTGTACTTGATGTGGTCCAAATGGGGATTACTAGTCAACGGTTTGGCTTTCAACGGATACGTCCTGAGCAAAAAGAACAAGCATTAGCTGCTATCGAAAAAATGGCATTAACCGATTTACAAAATCGTCAAATTAATCAACTATCCGGTGGGCAAAAACAACGAGTGTTCTTAGCTCGTGCCATTGCTCAAAATGCTCAAGCCTATTTCTTAGACGAGCCATTAGCTGGTGTCGATAAAACAAGCGAAGCCTTAATTATGGATCAACTCGCTGAATTAAAAAAAGAAAAACGTTCGAGCATTACTGTTCATCATCAATTAGAAACCGTTGATGACTACTTTGACTATGTTGTACTACTCAATCGAACCATTATTGCAGCTGGCCCAATTCATGAAGTCATGACGCAAGAAAATATTAATTTAGCCTATACTGGTACTACAAAAACAGACTGGGGGAGTTCCGATGACAAATCTATGGTCTAA
- a CDS encoding zinc ABC transporter substrate-binding protein codes for MFKKSFKIIATLLCALSIIPFATGFATEKPTVTVTTTFLADMVHELAGDAVNIETLMPAGSDPHLYQPKAQDVQKISKADLVLYHGLHFEGKMVEILEKYGQAVTKDFDKDSINQMEEDNTSVVDPHFWFDVNLYKQATQTASDVLQEKYPDLKDQIAKNTTAYLAKLDELDEWIKKELGTLSEDQHYLVTPHDAFNYFARSYSFTVYAPQGVSTNSEVSNQQIGETVDFIIEHKIPAIFVESTTNPERMKKLQEAVKAKGGNVAVVNGEDEALFSDSLAPAGQNGDTYISMYQHNINVIVKYLSQAQ; via the coding sequence ATGTTTAAAAAGTCGTTTAAAATAATCGCCACACTACTTTGTGCCTTGTCGATTATCCCCTTTGCCACAGGATTTGCAACAGAAAAGCCCACTGTAACAGTTACTACAACCTTTTTAGCTGATATGGTGCATGAATTAGCCGGAGATGCCGTAAATATCGAAACACTTATGCCAGCAGGTAGCGACCCACATCTATACCAACCGAAAGCACAAGATGTTCAAAAAATTTCAAAAGCAGACCTTGTATTGTATCATGGTTTACATTTCGAAGGAAAAATGGTTGAAATCTTAGAAAAATATGGTCAAGCTGTCACAAAAGATTTTGATAAAGATTCTATCAACCAAATGGAAGAAGATAATACTTCTGTTGTCGACCCTCACTTCTGGTTTGATGTAAACTTATACAAACAAGCAACTCAAACAGCCAGCGATGTTTTACAAGAAAAATATCCTGACTTAAAAGACCAAATCGCTAAAAATACAACTGCTTATTTAGCAAAATTAGATGAATTAGATGAGTGGATTAAAAAAGAATTAGGCACTTTATCAGAAGACCAACATTATCTTGTTACCCCACACGATGCATTCAATTACTTTGCTCGCAGTTATAGTTTCACAGTTTATGCTCCTCAAGGTGTCAGCACAAACTCTGAAGTTTCCAATCAACAAATCGGAGAAACGGTTGATTTTATCATTGAACACAAAATACCAGCGATTTTCGTTGAATCAACAACTAACCCTGAACGTATGAAAAAATTACAAGAAGCCGTTAAAGCAAAAGGCGGTAATGTAGCAGTAGTAAACGGTGAAGATGAAGCACTATTCTCTGACTCACTCGCTCCTGCTGGACAAAATGGTGATACATACATTTCAATGTATCAACATAATATCAACGTTATTGTTAAATACCTTTCACAAGCCCAATAA
- a CDS encoding metal-dependent transcriptional regulator: MSQSREDYIKYIFEQGSDGLVSNKSISQGLRVSAPSVSEMIGKLSEEGLVSYERYQGAKLTESGKKMAIDLIRKHEIWEYFLERELGYNKDEVHELAEVLEHATSTELANRLAQYIHYPE, encoded by the coding sequence ATGTCACAAAGCAGAGAGGATTATATTAAATATATTTTTGAGCAAGGTTCAGATGGCTTAGTGTCAAATAAATCTATCTCTCAAGGGCTACGAGTATCTGCTCCGTCTGTTTCTGAAATGATAGGTAAGTTATCGGAAGAGGGCTTAGTTTCTTATGAACGGTATCAAGGTGCCAAGTTGACCGAATCTGGTAAGAAAATGGCGATTGATTTAATTCGTAAGCATGAAATTTGGGAATATTTTCTAGAGCGTGAATTGGGGTATAATAAAGATGAAGTGCATGAACTAGCAGAAGTATTGGAACATGCGACTTCTACAGAGTTAGCTAATCGTTTAGCGCAATATATTCATTATCCGGAATAG
- a CDS encoding YlxM family DNA-binding protein, producing the protein MTINSFVRMNQLFSFYQSLLTVKQQEMLSLYYEEDYSLAEISEHYQISRQAVHDTIKRSEKALEQYEENLHLLERRLQREKWLDTLEDQADNKEAVLAIVQKLRAYDE; encoded by the coding sequence ATGACGATTAATTCTTTTGTTCGCATGAATCAATTATTTAGTTTTTATCAGTCTTTATTGACGGTAAAGCAACAAGAAATGTTATCGTTATATTATGAAGAAGATTATTCTCTAGCAGAAATATCGGAACATTATCAAATTAGTCGACAAGCAGTTCATGATACAATTAAACGCAGTGAAAAAGCACTGGAGCAATATGAAGAAAACTTACATTTGTTAGAGCGACGTTTGCAACGAGAAAAATGGTTAGATACATTAGAAGACCAAGCTGATAATAAAGAGGCGGTATTAGCCATTGTGCAAAAATTGCGAGCTTATGATGAATAA
- the ffh gene encoding signal recognition particle protein, protein MAFEGLSERLQSAISQVGAGGKITEADLKQMMREIRLALLEADVNFQVVKTFVKKVNERALGSDVLESLSPAQQVLKIVDEELTALMGGELVELNFSPAPPTIIMMAGLQGAGKTTTVGKLAKYVVEKGKKRPLLVAGDVYRPAAIDQLKTIGAQLGFDVFSYGTQANPVDIARDAVAQAKLQGNDVVIIDTAGRLHVNEELMEELRQIKATVQPHEILLTVDAMTGQDAVNVAQAFNEALDITGVVITKLDGDTRGGAALSIRSITDKPIKFTGQGEQLDALEPFYPERMSSRILGMGDMMTLIEKAQKDFDEAKAKEMADKLKDASFDFNDFIEQMDQVTKMGPIKDLLKLIPGVSKIPGLDELNVDDKDMGRVKAIVYSMTPEERSNPDIISQSRRKRIAAGCGQSLADVNRMIKQFNQTRQMMSQMSNGKMGGMKKMMNQMQQMQGGMPGMGGGMPNLSDRAFMTPEQLQRENEQKKIQRLLKKKKRK, encoded by the coding sequence ATGGCATTTGAAGGATTATCTGAACGTTTGCAGTCTGCTATTAGCCAAGTAGGTGCAGGTGGAAAAATTACTGAAGCAGATTTAAAACAGATGATGCGTGAGATACGTTTAGCTTTATTAGAAGCAGACGTTAACTTTCAAGTAGTTAAAACATTTGTAAAAAAAGTAAATGAGCGTGCACTAGGTTCTGATGTGTTAGAATCATTGTCGCCGGCACAACAAGTATTGAAAATTGTTGATGAAGAATTAACAGCCTTAATGGGTGGCGAATTAGTTGAATTGAATTTTTCTCCAGCACCACCAACAATCATTATGATGGCAGGTTTGCAAGGGGCTGGTAAAACAACTACTGTTGGGAAATTAGCTAAATATGTTGTTGAAAAAGGAAAAAAACGCCCATTATTAGTAGCGGGTGACGTGTATCGTCCAGCTGCGATTGACCAATTAAAAACAATTGGAGCACAATTAGGTTTTGATGTGTTTAGTTATGGAACACAGGCGAATCCAGTTGACATCGCACGTGATGCAGTAGCACAAGCTAAATTGCAAGGTAATGATGTAGTGATTATCGATACGGCTGGTCGTTTACATGTTAATGAAGAATTAATGGAAGAATTGCGTCAAATTAAGGCGACAGTTCAACCGCATGAGATATTATTAACAGTCGATGCGATGACTGGTCAAGATGCCGTAAATGTAGCCCAAGCGTTTAATGAAGCCTTAGATATTACAGGGGTTGTCATTACTAAGTTAGACGGGGATACTCGTGGTGGTGCTGCACTGTCAATTCGTTCAATCACCGATAAACCGATTAAATTTACAGGGCAAGGTGAGCAACTTGATGCGTTAGAACCATTCTATCCAGAACGGATGTCCAGCCGTATTCTCGGTATGGGGGATATGATGACCTTAATCGAGAAAGCTCAAAAAGATTTCGATGAAGCAAAAGCCAAAGAAATGGCTGATAAGCTGAAAGATGCGTCATTTGACTTTAATGATTTTATCGAACAAATGGATCAAGTGACGAAAATGGGGCCGATTAAAGACCTACTTAAATTGATTCCAGGTGTGTCTAAGATTCCAGGTTTAGATGAGCTAAATGTTGATGATAAAGATATGGGACGTGTTAAGGCGATTGTTTACTCTATGACTCCAGAGGAACGTAGTAATCCTGATATTATCTCGCAAAGTCGTCGTAAACGGATTGCTGCTGGTTGTGGACAATCATTAGCTGATGTTAACCGTATGATTAAGCAATTTAATCAAACACGTCAAATGATGAGTCAAATGTCGAATGGTAAAATGGGCGGCATGAAAAAAATGATGAATCAAATGCAACAAATGCAAGGTGGTATGCCAGGTATGGGTGGTGGAATGCCGAATTTATCAGATCGTGCTTTTATGACACCAGAGCAATTACAAAGAGAAAATGAACAGAAAAAAATACAAAGACTATTGAAAAAGAAAAAAAGAAAATAG
- a CDS encoding dihydroorotate oxidase, which yields MMDTTVKIAGRTFDHCVMNAAGVMCMTSEELMQVAQSGATTFVTKTATLESREGNLQPRYFDFATNSINSMGLPNHGISYYLDFLFSESKELQAKRFLSIAPLHPKELPVLLQCISESNFLGLVELNLSCPNVSGKPQIGYDFEQTDRLLYTTFSQYHSPIGVKLPPYFDIAHFDQMAEILNQYPLTFINSINSLGNGIVINGNSMAIHPKNGFGGIGGSIIKPTALANVHAFYQRLNPDIKIIGTGGVTCGRDVYEHILCGAHLVQVGTALHQEGVSVFQRLRRELQDEMTRNNVHSFDMFRGKVNYI from the coding sequence ATAATGGATACAACTGTTAAAATTGCTGGTCGTACATTTGACCACTGTGTAATGAATGCTGCAGGTGTTATGTGTATGACAAGTGAAGAATTAATGCAAGTCGCACAATCTGGTGCTACAACTTTTGTTACTAAAACAGCAACGCTAGAATCAAGGGAGGGTAATCTTCAGCCACGGTACTTCGATTTTGCGACGAATAGTATTAATTCAATGGGACTTCCGAATCATGGAATCTCGTATTATTTAGACTTTTTATTTAGCGAATCAAAAGAACTACAAGCTAAACGTTTCCTATCTATAGCACCGTTACATCCGAAAGAATTACCTGTTTTACTGCAATGTATTTCTGAATCTAACTTCCTTGGTCTAGTGGAATTAAATTTATCTTGCCCTAATGTGTCAGGGAAACCACAAATTGGTTATGATTTTGAACAGACCGATCGGCTATTGTACACTACTTTTTCGCAATATCATTCGCCGATAGGTGTTAAACTACCACCATATTTTGATATTGCACATTTCGATCAAATGGCAGAAATTTTAAACCAATATCCCTTAACATTCATTAATAGTATTAATAGTCTAGGAAATGGTATTGTTATAAATGGGAATAGTATGGCAATACACCCTAAAAATGGATTCGGAGGCATTGGTGGCTCTATCATTAAGCCGACGGCTTTAGCTAATGTGCATGCTTTTTATCAACGACTTAATCCTGATATTAAAATTATTGGCACTGGTGGGGTAACGTGTGGTCGAGATGTGTATGAACATATTTTATGCGGTGCTCATCTAGTACAGGTCGGTACGGCTTTGCATCAAGAAGGTGTATCTGTATTTCAACGATTACGACGAGAACTACAAGATGAAATGACTCGGAATAATGTTCATTCCTTTGATATGTTTCGTGGCAAAGTGAATTATATTTAA